Below is a window of Solanum stenotomum isolate F172 unplaced genomic scaffold, ASM1918654v1 scaffold32770, whole genome shotgun sequence DNA.
TTCAGTTTCACCATCCAAATGTCAACTATGAATTGCAACTTGTGATAGTTTTAGACAGATAGCTTATTTGTAtagattttttttgataaggctGATAGCTTATTTGTATAGATGCAATTAGAATAATAGAAATGTAAAATAACTGTCAGTAACCAGTAAGATGCCGGTCTTTATATTCTATTTCCAGAGTGGGAGATCTATTGTAGCTTGCTTTCAGCATTAGTTAGTATAGCATGGGATTGTTGCTAACAGGGTTCAATTTTAAACTGTATTTGGTGACCATAATGACATGAGAGCTCAACTTACATAATTACATATTAGAGAGAGATATTCATTTTATGGAATAGGTTTAAGAAGTTCATGTTTCTACATTTAGTTGTTTAGAGTTGTTATAAGAACGAGGTGGTAACAGACGCAAACATGATGGCTAATTATCCCAAATTTATACAATTTAATGTATGTGGTTGCTCATACATCTTTGGTCAATGTTCACTTTCCAGTTGCATTATGTTTCCTCAAGAAATGACTGCTCTTCTTGCAATTTCAACTTACAGAGTTTCAATGACATTTCAGATGTGTCATATGCACGGAGTAATGCATCGTGATCTCAAACCTGAGAACTTTCTCTTTGGTAACAAGAAAGAAGCTGCTCCTCTGAAGGCTATTGACTTTGGATTATCAGTGTTCTTTAAACCTGGTAATGCAATTACTAATGGCACAGTGTGTTAGAACTTTTTTGATGCTAGAAAAGATTAATATTTGGAgtcatctttattttctttaacagGGGAGCGGTTTAACGAGATAGTGGGAAGTCCTTATTACATGGCTCCAGAGGTCCTAAAACGCAATTATGGCCCGGAGGTTGATGTCTGGAGTGCTGGAGTTATCCTTTATATTCTTCTTTGTGGTGTTCCACCTTTCTGGGCAGGTCCGTTTCTTTTATTTCCCTTCTTTATGTAACAAGTAATATGCCTTGGTTCACCGCAAAGAACAAAGTAATTAACCTTGATGCATACTATGCATTTCTTAGAACTTGGTGATTAATTAATGAGTGTCAAAATAAAATGGAATTTGAAATTGATGCATTGTTAACATCGTAGATGACTAGGTGAGGGTGGCTGCAAGAGTGAATCCCACCTCTTCCTGGACTAATCTAAATCAAagttccttttttccttttggcCTGTGATAGTCAGTACTTTGTGCTTCCATTAATTTACTCACAGTTTTCTCAGTAATTGCCTAAAATTCTACTGAATATGTGCAGAGACTGAACAAGGAGTAGCCCAAGCAATTATTCGCTCTGTGGTTGATTTCAAGAGAGATCCATGGCCTAAGGTTTCTGATAATGCAAAGGATCTTGTAAAGAAGATGCTTGATCCAGATCCAACTCGACGGCTCACAGCTCAGCAGGTTCTTGGTAATGTTTGTTAACTGTTGAGATGCTATACTTTCATTTGCTTGTTGTTTATTCTCTCTCAGTTTCATAAGTTCAATTTAGTGACTTTTTTTGGGCTTTCGCGCATATACATGAATGCAGAGCATACCTGgttacaaaatataaagaaagcACCAAATGTCTCATTGGGTGAGACTGTGAAAGCAAGGCTTAAGCAATTTTCAGTAATGAACAAGCTCAAGAAAAGAGCTCTAACGGtaaattatttccttttcatttgCAGTTCTATACATATCGATAGCTTTCTGCACCTTCTCAGAAGGATATCTTCATATGCGTAATTCTTAAAGCCCAAAATAAGGACAAACGATTTTCTGCCTTCTCACAAAAGTTTCTGGGGTTATATTCTTTCTTCATTGCTTGCACAGATTATGGCCGAGTTTTTATCAGCAGAAGAAGTGGCTGGAATGAAGGAAGCATTTGATATGATGGATACAGGAAAGAAAGGCAAGATTAACCTTGGAGAACTTAAAAATGGTCTGCAAAAGCTGGGCCATCAGATCCCTGATGCTGATCTTCAGATTCTTATGGAAGCTGTAAGCATTCTCATGCACTTCATTTTGCTTGATTGGATTTTCTTTCAACTTTACGAGGACTAAATGTATATTTATAAGTCGAGCAGCTAATATTAATATAAGTGTTCCTTTTTTGATCTTCTGCTTCGCTTTTACAGGCGGATGTTGATGGAGATGGAAGCTTAAATTACGGGGAGTTTGTCGCTGTATCTGTTCATCTTAGAAAGATAGCAAATGATGAGCACCTGCACAAAGCATTTTCAGTTTTCGACAGAAATCAGAGTGGTTACATAGAAATTGAGGAGCTGCGCAGTGCCTTAAGTGATGAGGATGGTGGCAACAGTGAGGAAGTCATCAATGCCATTATGCATGATGTTGACACTGACAAGGTCAGTATTTTTTGTGTGTCCATTCATGTATATCTACCGGATTTCATACTTAGTGCATAGACGTCTCTTACAAATGTCTCTTTAATTGCTTGTGGAACCATAAATACCCCCCTCATCTGGTTCCGGAGTTCCAACTACACGTAAACTTTGTTGAAGACATATTATCCCCTTGTACTTGTAAAATATGTATCTTCTATCATCCTGAGAGGTACATATGATATGCCAAATGTGAACATTAGGGTGTATGCATGTGCTGCTAATGCATTTacccctttttcctttttcacttCTTTTCCGTCTCCCCAACATGTTAATGTCCTCTGGCTAAATCTGGAAAAAGATGGAGGGAGAGCTTCACATTGGAAAAATCCGGATTCAACCTAGTTTTAGTTTTCTGGCAACTTAGACAGCTCAATCAGTACAAAAAATCAAATGTTTCTATCAAACAACTCAAATTAgtagaaaaggaaaagaagggtcATAAGTGAGGGAAtaagaaaaaggaagagaaagacccttcggggtggtccagtggtttgggcttgagacttccatgttggaggtcacAAGTTCAAAACCCCTTGCCAatgaaagcaaggggtttgccttctgggttgaGCTCGTCGCACCTGGCTTGTCTAgtgtgggttacctctcctGTGTAGTTTGCGAGCTATAAGAATGTGGGTTTTACCCTGTGTGCACTCAAAGGGTAGCTATTGCGGGTTTCCCTTTGTCTTtgtcatttaaaaaaagaaaaaggaagagagATTAAGAAAgcattaaaaaaaagagtaggatggtatatataatagaagaaatgctacaaaaaataaattttttattcttttcaccTCAGGCGCTTTAAGAGAGTAAATACTGCACGTCACGTGGCGTCTCAATGTTGTAGTAGATACATTTTGGACAAGAACAAGGAGTAATAGGCCTCCCGCAAAGTTTAAGTCTGTAGTGGGATTGGGGGACTAATTGAGGAGAGTATTTATATATTCTCGGCGTCTCAATGTTGTAGTAGATACATTTTGGACAAGAACAAGGAGTAATAGGCCTCCTGCAAAGTTTAAGTCTGTAGTGGGATTGGGGGACTAATTGAGGAGAGTATTTATATACTCCTTTctaaattgtattttcttttccattcACTGATCTTCTGTTCAACTTTATCATTCATTTCGACTTAATGTCGTTCATTTTGAGCTTTTAGTTTGTTACCACAGCATCAAAGTTCATCAGTTACATTGTCTATAACCATGCAGGATGGTCGCATTAGTTACGAGGAATTTGCTGTGATGATGAAGGCTGGTACGGATTGGAGAAAAGCATCGAGACAGTATTCTCGTGAACGATTCAACAGTCTCAGCTTAAAATTGATGAGAGATGGCTCGATACAAGTCGGAAAGGAGGAGGGTAGATGATCAATtgcagaagaaaaagaaatgtcaaaagaggaaaaaagaaacTCTTCTCTTTGCTGTgcacttcaatttttttggctTCCTCCCCTTTGAGCTCTATAGGATTGAGGTGTGAGGTCTGCAACCTGTTACATCCTAGGCATCTAACAAAGAATTTCTGAGGTCTTTTACCTTGTTGTAAAATGTAATTACATGTATTGGTTATAAGCTCattcttattataaatttttttaaggcTCATACAAATCATTGTAACTCTCCTAAGATTGAAACTTAGATGTCAGTAATGTATTGATCCGGTCGGTCATTTTGGGAAAGCTTcgtgaatttaccattttgcccttCCTGTTATCGACCCTGAgaattttatgtttaatttttgaaagttGGTTACAAACTTTGAGTTTTaagttgagaatttggtaaGATTTGTGTTTGAAAGGCTAACTTTGTTTAAAGGAGGTTTTCAGTGTCTTTTGAAGTTTCGACTGTCGGAATGGAATTTTGTCGATTCCATTAATCTCGGAATGTGGTATATGGTTTGAGAATTGTCGGATTTAAATTCGGAGTTCTTTTGAGGTCCTAAATTATGAAACTGTGGAAATTTAGCCTTTGGTAAACGTTCGGGGTTTAGATGCTTCGATCAGAATTTCAAGAGTTCTGTTGGATttgggggatgattttaggcttATGTAAGGTgttggttgatttttgagaggtaTCAAGcttgttttagcctttttaggtgttgagttagtttcttgtgatTTTCACGGATGTTGGGTCAAGGAGAACTCAGATTTGTGTTTTGATtgttccattgagtccggaacgtTGGATGTAATTGATTTGCATATGTGGTTTGTGTATACGGGGTTCTGAACGAATCCTNNNNNNNNNNNNNNNNNNNNNNNNNNNNNNNNNNNNNNNNNNNNNNNNNNNNNNNNNNNNNNNNNNNNNNNNNNNNNNNNNNNNNNNNNNNNNNNNNNNNNNNNNNNNNNNNNNNNNNNNNNNNNNNNNNNNNNNNNNNNNNNNNNNNNNNNNNNNNNNNNNNNNNNNNNNNNNNNNNNNNNNNNNNNNNNNNNNNNNNNNNNNNNNNNNNNNNNNNNNNNNNNNNNNNNNNNNNNNNNNNNNNNNNNNNNNNNNNNNNNNNNNNNNNNNNNNNNNNNNNNNNNNNNNNNNNNNNNNNNNNNNNNNNNNNNNNNNNNNNNNNNNNNNNNNNNNNNNNNNNNNNNNNNNNNNNNNNNNNNNNNNNNNNNNNNNNNNNNNNNNNNNNNNNNNNNNNNNNNNNNNNNNNNNNNNNNNNNNNNNNNNNNNNNNNNNNNNNNNNNNNNNNNNNNNNNNNNNNNNNNNNNNNNNNNNNNNNNNNNNNNNNNNNNNNNNNNNNNNNNNNNNNNNNNNNNNNNNNNNNNNNNNNNNNNNNNNNNNNNNNNNNNNNNNNNNNNNNNNNNNNNNNNNNNNNNNNNNNNNNNNNNNNNNNNNNNNNNNNNNNNNNNNNNNNNNNNNNNNNNNNNNNNNNNNNNNNNNNNNNNNNNNNNNNNNNNNNNNNNNNNNNNNNNNNNNNNNNNNNNNNNNNNNNNNNNNNNNNNNNNNNNNNNNNNNNNNNNNNNNNNNNNNNNNNNNNNNNNNNNNNNNNNNNNNNNNNNNNNNNNNNNNNNNNNNNNNNNNNNNNNNNNNNNNNNNNNNNNNNNNNNNNNNNNNNNNNNNNNNNNNNNNNNNNNNNNNNNNNNNNNNNNNNNNNNNNNNNNNNNNNNNNNNNNNNNNNNNNNNNNNNNNNNNNNNNNNNNNNNNNNNNNNNNNNNNNNNNNNNNNNNNNNNNNNNNNNNNNNNNNNNNNNNNNNNNNNNNNNNNNNNNNNNNNNNNNNNNNNNNNNNNNNNNNNNNNNNNNNNNNNNNNNNNNNNNNNNNNNNNNNNNNNNNNNNNNNNNNNNNNNNNNNNNNNNNNNNNNNNNNNNNNNNNNNNNNNNNNNNNNNNNNNNNNNNNNNNNNNNNNNNNNNNNNNNNNNNNNNNNNNNNNNNNNNNNNNNNNNNNNNNNNNNNNNNNNNNNNNNNNNNNNNNNNNNNNNNNNNNNNNNNNNNNNNNNNNNNNNNNNNNNNNNNNNNNNNNNNNNNNNNNNNNNNNNNNNNNNNNNNNNNNNNNNNNNNNNNNNNNNNNNNNNNNNNNNNNNNNNNNNNNNNNNNNNNNNNNNNNNNNNNNNNNNNNNNNNNNNNNNNNNNNNNNNNNNNNNNNNNNNNNNNNNNNNNNNNNNNNNNNNNNNNNNNNNNNNNNNNNNNNNNNNNNNNNNNNNNNNNNNNNNNNNNNNNNNNNNNNNNNNNNNNNNNNNNNNNNNNNNNNNNNNNNNNNNNNNNNNNNNNNNNNNNNNNNNNNNNNNNNNNNNNNNNNNNNNNNNNNNNNNNNNNNNNNNNNNNNNNNNNNNNNNNNNNNNNNNNNNNNNNNNNNNNNNNNNNNNNNNNNNNNNNNNNNNNNNNNNNNNNNNNNNNNNNNNNNNNNNNNNNNNNNNNNNNNNNNNNNNNNNNNNNNNNNNNNNNNNNNNNNNNNNNNNNNNNNNNNNNNNNNNNNNNNNNNNNNNNNNNNNNNNNNNNNNNNNNNNNNNNNNNNNNNNNNNNNNNNNNNNNNNNNNNNNNNNNNNNNNNNNNNNNNNNNNNNNNNNNNNNNNNNNNNNNNNNNNNNNNNNNNNNNNNNNNNNNNNNNNNNNNNNNNNNNNNNNNNNNNNNNNNNNNNNNNNNNNNNNNNNNNNNNNNNNNNNNNNNNNNNNNNNNNNNNNNNNNNNNNNNNNNNNNNNNNNNNNNNNNNNNNNNNNNNNNNNNNNNNNNNNNNNNNNNNNNNNNNNNNNNNNNNNNNNNNNNNNNNNNNNNNNNNNNNNNNNNNNNNNNNNNNNNNNNNNNNNNNNNNNNNNNNNNNNNNNNNNNNNNNNNNNNNNNNNNNNNNNNNNNNNNNNNNNNNNNNNNNNNNNNNNNNNNNNNNNNNNNNNNNNNNNNNNNNNNNNNNNNNNNNNNNNNNNNNNNNNNNNNNNNNNNNNNNNNNNNNNNNNNNNNNNNNNNNNNNNNNNNNNNNNNNNNNNNNNNNNNNNNNNNNNNNNNNNNNNNNNNNNNNNNNNNNNNNNNNNNNNNNNNNNNNNNNNNNNNNNNNNNNNNNNNNNNNNNNNNNNNNNNNNNNNNNNNNNNNNNNNNNNNNNNNNNNNNNNNNNNNNNNNNNNNNNNNNNNNNNNNNNNNNNNNNNNNNNNNNNNNNNNNNNNNNNNNNNNNNNNNNNNNNNNNNNNNNNNNNNNNNNNNNNNNNNNNNNNNNNNNNNNNNNNNNNNNNNNNNNNNNNNNNNNNNNNNNNNNNNNNNNNNNNNNNNNNNNNNNNNNNNNNNNNNNNNNNNNNNNNNNNNNNNNNNNNNNNNNNNNNNNNNNNNNNNNNNNNNNNNNNNNNNNNNNNNNNNNNNNNNNNNNNNNNNNNNNNNNNNNNNNNNNNNNNNNNNNNNNNNNNNNNNNNNNNNNNNNNNNNNNNNNNNNNNNNNNNNNNNNNNNNNNNNNNNNNNNNNNNNNNNNNNNNNNNNNNNNNNNNNNNNNNNNNNNNNNNNNNNNNNNNNNNNNNNNNNNNNNNNNNNNNNNNNNNNNNNNNNNNNNNNNNNNNNNNNNNNNNNNNNNNNNNNNNNNNNNNNNNNNNNNNNNNNNNNNNNNNNNNNNNNNNNNNNNNNNNNNNNNNNNNNNNNNNNNNNNNNNNNNNNNNNNNNNNNNNNNNNNNNNNNNNNNNNNNNNNNNNNNNNNNNNNNNNNNNNNNNNNNNNNNNNNNNNNNNNNNNNNNNNNNNNNNNNNNNNNNNNNNNNNNNNNNNNNNNNNNNNNNNNNNNNNNNNNNNNNNNNNNNNNNNNNNNNNNNNNNNNNNNNNNNNNNNNNNNNNNNNNNNNNNNNNNNNNNNNNNNNNNNNNNNNNNNNNNNNNNNNNNNNNNNNNNNNNNNNNNNNNNNNNNNNNNNNNNNNNNNNNNNNNNNNNNNNNNNNNNNNNNNNNNNNNNNNNNNNNNNNNNNNNNNNNNNNNNNNNNNNNNNNNNNNNNNNNNNNNNNNNNNNNNNNNNNNNNNNNNNNNNNNNNNNNNNNNNNNNNNNNNNNNNNNNNNNNNNNNNNNNNNNNNNNNNNNNNNNNNNNNNNNNNNNNNNNNNNNNNNNNNNNNNNNNNNNNNNNNNNNNNNNNNNNNNNNNNNNNNNNNNNNNNNNNNNNNNNNNNNNNNNNNNNNNNNNNNNNNNNNNNNNNNNNNNNNNNNNNNNNNNNNNNNNNNNNNNNNNNNNNNNNNNNNNNNNNNNNNNNNNNNNNNNNNNNNNNNNNNNNNNNNNNNNNNNNNNNNNNNNNNNNNNNNNNNNNNNNNNNNNNNNNNNNNNNNNNNNNNNNNNNNNNNNNNNNNNNNNNNNNNNNNNNNNNNNNNNNNNNNNNNNNNNNNNNNNNNNNNNNNNNNNNNNNNNNNNNNNNNNNNNNNNNNNNNNNNNNNNNNNNNNNNNNNNNNNNNNNNNNNNNNNNNNNNNNNNNNNNNNNNNNNNNNNNNNNNNNNNNNNNNNNNNNNNNNNNNNNNNNNNNNNNNNNNNNNNNNNNNNNNNNNNNNNNNNNNNNNNNNNNNNNNNNNNNNNNNNNNNNNNNNNNNNNNNNNNNNNNNNNNNNNNNNNNNNNNNNNNNNNNNNNNNNNNNNNNNNNNNNNNNNNNNNNNNNNNNNNNNNNNNNNNNNNNNNNNNNNNNNNNNNNNNNNN
It encodes the following:
- the LOC125852192 gene encoding calcium-dependent protein kinase 7-like codes for the protein MGNCCGTPGNSSENKKKNKPNPFALDYGATQASGGDGNKLVVLKDPTGHNIQEKYDLGCELGRGEFGVTYLCTDVDTGDKYACKSISKKKLRTAVDINDVRREVEIMKHLPKHPNIVTLKDTYEDDNAVHIVMELCEGGELFDRIVARGHYTERAAAVIMKTIVEVVQMCHMHGVMHRDLKPENFLFGNKKEAAPLKAIDFGLSVFFKPGERFNEIVGSPYYMAPEVLKRNYGPEVDVWSAGVILYILLCGVPPFWAETEQGVAQAIIRSVVDFKRDPWPKVSDNAKDLVKKMLDPDPTRRLTAQQVLEHTWLQNIKKAPNVSLGETVKARLKQFSVMNKLKKRALTIMAEFLSAEEVAGMKEAFDMMDTGKKGKINLGELKNGLQKLGHQIPDADLQILMEAADVDGDGSLNYGEFVAVSVHLRKIANDEHLHKAFSVFDRNQSGYIEIEELRSALSDEDGGNSEEVINAIMHDVDTDKDGRISYEEFAVMMKAGTDWRKASRQYSRERFNSLSLKLMRDGSIQVGKEEGR